In Fibrobacter sp. UWR2, the following are encoded in one genomic region:
- a CDS encoding pseudouridine synthase: MSTVILFNKPFGVLSQFTPEAGHRALDEFGFPPGVYSAGRLDHDSEGALLLTDNGKLIKKLLDPKFEHPRTYLAQVDGQITEEAIRKLCKGVDIKGYHTKPCKAEIVEAPDWIWERVPPVRFRANIPTSWVKLTLIEGKNRQVRHMTAAVGFPTLRLVRVQIGNIPLGNLAPGEWKAITDKVI, translated from the coding sequence ATGTCCACCGTCATATTGTTCAACAAGCCCTTCGGAGTACTGAGCCAGTTTACACCAGAAGCAGGCCACCGCGCGCTCGATGAATTCGGGTTTCCGCCGGGAGTGTACTCTGCAGGCCGCCTCGACCACGACAGCGAAGGCGCGTTGCTATTGACCGATAACGGGAAACTCATCAAGAAACTGCTCGACCCGAAATTCGAACACCCGCGCACTTACCTCGCGCAAGTTGATGGGCAAATTACGGAAGAGGCTATTCGCAAACTCTGCAAAGGCGTGGACATCAAGGGCTACCACACCAAACCCTGCAAGGCAGAAATCGTTGAAGCGCCGGACTGGATCTGGGAAAGGGTGCCGCCCGTCCGCTTCCGTGCGAACATCCCCACCAGCTGGGTAAAGCTTACGCTCATCGAAGGCAAGAACCGTCAGGTGCGCCACATGACAGCGGCAGTAGGCTTCCCCACGCTCCGGCTTGTCCGCGTGCAAATAGGAAACATTCCCCTCGGCAACTTAGCGCCCGGGGAATGGAAAGCGATTACAGATAAAGTTATTTGA
- a CDS encoding acyl-[acyl-carrier-protein] thioesterase, translating to MIDIYALSKNPLVFQKQRTITSAYIDVSGKMGIAQTVLMVQDNFTENFGAIKQDNFCVHEKGAYWVIYKAKFKFFQRPFWRDKVVTTSFPADNAPIRTYENTAITTLEGEPIILAVQEACCLDLERHRPVKLSAVEFPTEGAPEPFMDSKFTKFPVEPAEYVEVYRQKVLPQHIDMSHHMNNIEYVKLALNVFSSEDLELCIPSMLEVHFMGETHEGQEVKIFRADKMGATYMKIEDDEGRQVFEMKIKMK from the coding sequence ATGATAGATATTTATGCATTGTCCAAAAATCCGCTTGTGTTCCAAAAGCAGAGGACCATCACCTCGGCATACATCGACGTCTCGGGCAAGATGGGCATCGCGCAGACGGTACTCATGGTGCAGGACAACTTCACCGAGAATTTCGGTGCCATCAAGCAGGATAACTTCTGTGTCCACGAGAAGGGCGCCTACTGGGTTATCTACAAGGCGAAATTCAAGTTCTTCCAGCGTCCGTTCTGGCGCGACAAGGTGGTCACCACCTCGTTCCCTGCCGACAACGCACCTATCCGTACATATGAGAATACGGCCATCACCACGCTGGAGGGCGAACCGATTATCCTCGCCGTGCAGGAGGCGTGCTGCCTGGATTTGGAACGTCACCGCCCTGTAAAGCTTTCGGCGGTCGAATTCCCGACGGAAGGCGCCCCGGAGCCGTTCATGGACAGCAAGTTTACGAAGTTCCCGGTAGAACCCGCGGAATACGTGGAGGTCTACCGCCAGAAGGTATTGCCCCAGCACATCGACATGTCGCACCACATGAACAACATCGAGTACGTGAAGCTTGCGTTGAACGTGTTCAGTTCCGAAGACTTGGAACTCTGCATTCCTTCGATGCTCGAGGTGCACTTTATGGGCGAGACGCACGAAGGCCAGGAAGTCAAGATTTTCCGTGCCGACAAGATGGGCGCGACCTACATGAAAATCGAGGACGACGAAGGTCGCCAGGTTTTCGAGATGAAAATTAAGATGAAGTAA
- a CDS encoding carbohydrate-binding family 9-like protein, whose translation MLLKPNMNWEKNCGIALPTVMANVNPDGEFLQVEFFVEEPLDCFRAEVMEDGGHSWEDSCVEIFIENPANRSEYFNFETTSRGFILAAHGPDRENRSQLDSAQLAKIERTKQLASIIGDFISWSVSIRIPAGIFGLKTFEGVQLRGNLYKCADKAKTPHYLSAFPIETEKPDFHRPEFFDILI comes from the coding sequence ATGCTCCTGAAACCAAACATGAACTGGGAAAAGAACTGCGGAATCGCGCTCCCGACAGTGATGGCCAACGTCAACCCCGACGGAGAATTCCTGCAAGTCGAATTCTTTGTCGAAGAGCCTCTCGACTGCTTCCGCGCCGAAGTCATGGAAGACGGCGGCCACAGCTGGGAAGATTCCTGCGTAGAAATTTTCATCGAGAATCCGGCAAACCGCTCGGAGTACTTCAACTTCGAGACGACAAGCCGCGGATTCATCCTCGCCGCCCACGGGCCCGACCGCGAAAACCGCAGCCAGCTCGACAGCGCACAGCTTGCAAAAATTGAGCGCACCAAGCAACTCGCCAGCATCATCGGGGACTTTATCAGCTGGAGCGTAAGCATCCGCATTCCTGCAGGCATCTTCGGGCTCAAAACCTTCGAGGGCGTGCAGCTGCGCGGAAACTTATACAAGTGTGCCGACAAGGCGAAGACACCACACTACCTGAGCGCCTTCCCGATAGAAACAGAAAAGCCGGATTTTCACCGGCCTGAATTCTTCGATATCCTGATTTAA
- a CDS encoding SpoVG family protein, with the protein MAEKNDATVQVEKSKGAEVKDVQMKDKQSSAFDCLAVTQVQVFPFKEGPSLGHMKGLAQIVLNDQMVIRGLRIMDGEYGLFVSYPLDPFYKGEDFKSICNPVTRQLREHIENCVLEKYQAAVA; encoded by the coding sequence ATGGCAGAAAAAAACGATGCCACCGTCCAGGTGGAAAAATCCAAGGGCGCCGAAGTCAAGGACGTCCAGATGAAGGACAAGCAGTCCTCCGCATTCGATTGCCTTGCCGTGACGCAGGTGCAGGTGTTTCCGTTCAAGGAAGGTCCGAGCCTCGGACACATGAAGGGCCTTGCGCAGATTGTCCTCAACGACCAGATGGTCATTCGTGGCCTGCGCATCATGGACGGTGAGTACGGGCTTTTCGTGAGTTACCCGTTGGACCCGTTCTACAAGGGTGAAGATTTCAAGTCTATCTGCAATCCGGTTACGCGCCAGTTGCGTGAACATATCGAGAATTGCGTTCTTGAAAAGTACCAGGCTGCTGTAGCATAG
- a CDS encoding YifB family Mg chelatase-like AAA ATPase, producing MFHRIRSYCLFGIKAVPVSVEVDASQGLPGFTLVGLPDNAVRESRERVVSAIRSIGKVVTGFRTTVNLSPADLRKEGSALDLPLAIGMLVSTGEICVEGIERFVFVGELSLDGLLKPVRGVLSIAMSLPRDDKNILVIPRANASEASLVEGLRYACFDTLGECVEFLESGNLELVAIAKGMSREDCSAVSRDIPDFRNVVGMEGVKRALEVAAAGSHNFLLVGSPGAGKTLCARCLPGILPDMTDEEILETTRIHSCARRAGDSSGFRPVVNRPFRTPHHSASMVSLVGGGSRLSPGEASLAHNGVLFLDELPEFNRSVLEALREPMEDGFISVSRASGTVVWPARFMMGAAMNPCPCGFSMDPKRVCTCLPDARKRYREKISGPLLDRIDIQVSVPPMEAGALVDNGRRESSADIRKRVCAARAIQRRRFADLPFKSNAEMTSEYAKKFAGMSPEVERFAVSAADNMNLSARGFYRMLKVSRTIADMKSAENVEIEDISEALRYRTMN from the coding sequence TTGTTCCATAGAATCCGCTCGTACTGTCTGTTTGGAATCAAGGCTGTTCCTGTGAGCGTTGAGGTGGACGCATCGCAGGGGCTGCCCGGCTTTACCTTGGTTGGGCTTCCCGACAATGCTGTTCGCGAATCTCGCGAACGTGTGGTGTCGGCGATAAGGTCCATCGGCAAGGTCGTTACCGGATTCCGGACAACAGTGAATCTTTCACCGGCGGATTTGCGGAAAGAGGGGAGTGCCCTTGACCTTCCACTTGCGATAGGGATGCTTGTATCGACCGGCGAGATATGCGTTGAGGGGATTGAACGCTTTGTCTTTGTCGGGGAATTGTCGCTAGACGGGCTTCTGAAGCCGGTAAGAGGGGTCTTGTCCATTGCGATGAGCCTGCCTCGCGACGACAAGAACATCCTGGTAATCCCGAGGGCGAATGCCTCCGAGGCTTCGCTGGTGGAAGGTCTTCGCTACGCCTGCTTTGATACTCTGGGTGAGTGTGTTGAGTTTTTGGAAAGCGGGAACTTGGAACTTGTAGCCATCGCAAAGGGAATGTCGCGGGAAGATTGCTCTGCGGTCTCCCGCGATATTCCTGACTTCAGGAATGTGGTCGGGATGGAAGGTGTGAAGCGGGCCCTCGAGGTGGCGGCCGCGGGTTCCCACAATTTTCTGCTGGTCGGTTCGCCTGGCGCGGGCAAGACACTCTGTGCCCGGTGCTTACCGGGAATTCTACCCGATATGACGGACGAGGAAATTCTCGAGACGACGCGGATTCATTCATGTGCTCGCCGGGCGGGCGATTCCTCGGGATTCAGGCCTGTTGTCAATCGCCCGTTCCGCACGCCCCACCATAGCGCCTCGATGGTGTCGCTGGTGGGCGGCGGCTCCCGGCTTTCGCCGGGAGAGGCGAGCCTTGCACATAACGGGGTGCTGTTTCTGGACGAACTTCCGGAATTCAACCGGAGTGTCCTGGAGGCCTTGCGCGAACCGATGGAGGATGGTTTTATCTCGGTGAGCCGCGCCAGCGGGACTGTCGTTTGGCCCGCGCGCTTCATGATGGGAGCGGCGATGAACCCGTGCCCCTGTGGATTCTCGATGGATCCGAAACGCGTGTGCACGTGCTTGCCCGATGCGCGCAAGCGCTACCGCGAAAAAATCTCGGGCCCGCTCCTGGACCGCATAGACATCCAGGTGAGCGTACCGCCGATGGAAGCGGGTGCGCTTGTAGACAATGGCCGGCGTGAAAGTTCTGCCGACATTCGCAAGCGCGTGTGTGCGGCGCGAGCTATCCAGCGCCGGAGGTTCGCGGACTTGCCTTTCAAGTCGAATGCCGAGATGACGTCTGAATACGCGAAGAAGTTTGCGGGCATGTCGCCCGAGGTGGAACGCTTCGCCGTGTCTGCCGCCGACAATATGAACCTGAGTGCACGTGGCTTTTACCGCATGCTCAAGGTCTCTCGCACCATCGCCGATATGAAAAGTGCAGAGAATGTGGAAATCGAGGATATCTCGGAAGCCCTGCGCTACAGGACCATGAACTGA
- a CDS encoding dihydroneopterin aldolase, which translates to MVIETGKISLKDIQFNCILGTLPFEREKEQPVVLNVSVWLDFSLAARNDDLIHSIDYAQLSQDLQDFIRMSRFQLEETLVLETAKHILANYPKAQMAEVSIRKPQAIPNCAGAESSIRVRR; encoded by the coding sequence ATGGTAATCGAAACCGGAAAGATCTCGCTCAAAGACATTCAGTTCAACTGTATCCTCGGGACGCTCCCCTTTGAAAGGGAAAAAGAGCAGCCCGTTGTCTTGAACGTTTCCGTATGGCTCGATTTTTCCCTTGCCGCCAGGAACGATGACCTGATCCACTCTATAGACTATGCGCAGCTCTCGCAGGACCTGCAAGACTTCATCCGCATGTCCAGGTTCCAGCTCGAGGAAACCCTCGTACTCGAGACGGCAAAGCATATCCTCGCGAACTACCCCAAGGCGCAGATGGCCGAGGTCAGCATCCGCAAGCCGCAAGCTATACCAAATTGTGCGGGCGCCGAATCCAGTATCCGCGTCCGCCGGTAA
- the pgk gene encoding phosphoglycerate kinase, producing the protein MAKLSIEDLELAGKRVFIRVDFNVPQDKVTGEITNTKRIEAALPTIQYALDKGAAVVLASHLGRPNGEKNMKYTLAPVAKKLEELIKKPVKFLSDCVGPEVEAACAAIKPGEIILLENLRFHIEEEGKRKIKNADGTETKEKADKEAVKAFRASLTKLADVYVNDAFGTAHRDHSSMTGVELPQRAAGFLMNKELKAFDQVLNNPPRPFLAILGGAKVADKIQLINNLLDKADKIIIGGGMAFTFKKVLNNIEIGSSLFDEEGAKLVPDLMAKAKAAGKEIILPVDYIAADKFAADAATKAVSDAEGIPAGWMGLDVGAESTKLFVDAIKSAKTIVWNGPAGVFEFEAFEKATKAMADAIVEATAAGAITVIGGGDTATAAKKYGADKKVTHTSTGGGASLELLEGKTLPGVAVLTDK; encoded by the coding sequence ATGGCAAAGCTCTCTATCGAAGATCTCGAACTCGCCGGCAAGCGCGTGTTCATCCGTGTTGACTTCAACGTTCCGCAGGACAAGGTGACTGGCGAAATCACCAACACCAAGCGTATCGAAGCCGCTCTCCCGACCATCCAGTACGCTCTCGACAAGGGTGCAGCCGTCGTGCTCGCTTCCCACCTCGGCCGTCCGAATGGCGAAAAGAACATGAAGTACACGCTCGCCCCGGTTGCCAAGAAGCTCGAAGAACTCATCAAGAAGCCGGTGAAGTTCCTCTCCGACTGCGTGGGTCCGGAAGTCGAAGCTGCCTGCGCCGCTATCAAGCCGGGTGAAATCATCCTCCTCGAAAACCTCCGCTTCCACATCGAAGAAGAAGGCAAGCGCAAGATCAAGAACGCCGATGGCACCGAAACTAAGGAAAAGGCCGACAAGGAAGCCGTGAAGGCATTCCGCGCAAGCCTCACCAAGCTCGCTGACGTCTACGTGAACGACGCTTTCGGTACCGCTCACCGCGACCACTCCTCCATGACTGGTGTTGAACTTCCGCAGCGCGCTGCCGGTTTCCTCATGAACAAGGAACTCAAGGCATTCGACCAGGTGCTCAACAATCCTCCGCGTCCGTTCCTCGCCATCCTCGGCGGTGCAAAGGTCGCTGACAAGATCCAGCTCATCAACAACCTCCTCGACAAGGCCGACAAGATCATCATCGGCGGTGGCATGGCTTTCACCTTCAAGAAGGTTCTCAACAACATCGAAATCGGTTCTTCTCTGTTCGACGAAGAAGGCGCCAAGCTCGTTCCGGATCTGATGGCTAAGGCTAAGGCTGCCGGCAAGGAAATCATCCTCCCGGTCGACTACATCGCTGCCGACAAGTTCGCTGCCGACGCTGCCACGAAGGCTGTTTCTGACGCCGAAGGCATTCCGGCTGGCTGGATGGGCCTCGATGTGGGTGCCGAGTCCACCAAGCTCTTCGTTGACGCTATCAAGTCCGCAAAGACCATCGTCTGGAACGGCCCTGCAGGCGTGTTCGAATTCGAAGCCTTCGAAAAGGCTACCAAGGCTATGGCTGATGCTATCGTTGAAGCTACCGCTGCTGGCGCAATCACCGTGATCGGTGGTGGCGATACCGCTACGGCTGCCAAGAAGTACGGTGCTGACAAGAAGGTGACCCACACCTCTACGGGTGGTGGCGCTTCCCTCGAACTTCTTGAGGGAAAAACCTTGCCTGGTGTAGCAGTGCTTACTGACAAGTAA